One genomic segment of Streptosporangiales bacterium includes these proteins:
- a CDS encoding MerR family transcriptional regulator: MRSGQVAQAVGINRQTLRYYERRGLLTAPERTIGGHRDYPPQTVTLLRVIKAAQRLGFTLDEVADLLTIGMHHHHRRRRDQTGEGLQDRARDKLAEVEAKIADLQLIGDRLRAALDAGCDDLITCADSPHCPLPFADLADHADGPGTRPRGSDAR, translated from the coding sequence ATGCGTAGCGGACAGGTCGCCCAGGCGGTCGGCATCAACCGACAGACCCTGCGCTACTACGAGCGACGCGGCCTGCTCACCGCGCCCGAACGCACCATCGGCGGACACCGGGACTACCCGCCACAGACCGTGACTCTGCTGCGGGTGATCAAGGCTGCCCAACGGCTCGGGTTCACCCTCGACGAGGTCGCCGACCTGCTCACCATCGGCATGCACCACCACCATCGCCGCCGCCGCGACCAAACCGGTGAGGGCCTCCAGGATCGGGCACGGGACAAGCTCGCCGAGGTCGAGGCCAAGATCGCCGACCTGCAGCTCATTGGTGACCGGTTACGCGCCGCCTTGGACGCCGGCTGTGACGACCTGATCACCTGCGCCGACAGTCCACACTGTCCGCTCCCGTTCGCCGACCTCGCCGACCACGCCGACGGTCCTGGGACGCGGCCACGTGGGTCTGATGCACGGTAG
- a CDS encoding nitroreductase, protein MTFDLAHEADPEDVEVLLEAARWAPSAGNSQPWAFITARRDDAIHRCLVRHLAKSSARWAPSASILVVNLSHRWVQDTDWPHSEFSHYDLGQAVAHMTLQAQAMGLASRQFRAFDRDAIANEYNVPEHWEVTTMTAIGRTPRGITPHAPVLPDGRGGPRTRRGATELVWHRTNTPGIS, encoded by the coding sequence ATGACATTCGACCTGGCGCACGAAGCCGACCCCGAGGACGTGGAGGTCCTGCTCGAAGCCGCGCGCTGGGCGCCCTCGGCGGGCAACTCTCAGCCCTGGGCGTTCATCACCGCTCGCCGCGACGATGCCATCCACCGATGCCTCGTCCGCCACCTGGCCAAGAGCTCCGCACGGTGGGCGCCGTCGGCGAGCATCCTGGTCGTCAACCTCAGCCACCGCTGGGTACAGGACACCGACTGGCCCCACTCAGAGTTCTCCCACTACGACCTCGGACAAGCGGTCGCCCACATGACACTCCAAGCACAAGCAATGGGACTCGCCTCCCGCCAGTTCCGCGCCTTCGACCGCGACGCCATCGCCAACGAGTACAACGTGCCCGAGCACTGGGAGGTCACAACGATGACCGCGATCGGACGAACACCGCGCGGCATCACACCTCACGCCCCGGTCCTTCCCGACGGGAGAGGAGGCCCACGAACACGTCGAGGGGCAACCGAACTCGTCTGGCACCGAACGAACACCCCCGGCATCTCCTGA
- a CDS encoding aminotransferase class I/II-fold pyridoxal phosphate-dependent enzyme, with protein MDLHMHLGEEGGLAEQIYTQLHERISTGALPAGTVLPSSRELAARLSVSRATVVTAYERLAAHGLIRPRAGIGSFVTGRRAAAAAVPAASPLRPRAIWRAEHLAVPDLTVPATEFNFAPGVPARTRFPFARWRALLNDQVRTRTEVNYGDPAGSARLRHALARHLVVSRGVRTAPEQLVITTGAQQAFDIAARVLLEPGDTVAVEDPGYLPAYRAFLAYGARVVGVPVDGEGLVVDQLPAGTRMVYVTPSHQFPLGMPMSESRRTALLAWAARHDAAIVEDDYDSEYRFTGRPLTPLQATDREGRVLYVGSFSKTLLPALRVGFLGVPATLGEAARRAKFVADYGTAGHVQAALAAFIEEGDFARYIRRMRRSYERRHHLLVGTLRELFAGLLEPIESSGGTHMAALLTPGQPHDATLAAHALAEGVNLGTISRWGIERPGPNGFVFGYGAISTDRIPDGLAALRRVI; from the coding sequence ATGGATCTGCATATGCATCTGGGTGAGGAGGGCGGGCTGGCCGAGCAGATCTACACACAGCTGCACGAGCGAATCAGCACCGGCGCCTTGCCCGCAGGAACGGTGCTGCCGTCCTCCCGCGAGCTCGCCGCGCGGCTGTCGGTGTCGCGGGCGACGGTGGTAACGGCCTACGAGCGGCTCGCCGCGCACGGGTTGATCCGCCCGCGCGCCGGGATCGGATCGTTCGTCACAGGGCGACGCGCGGCCGCGGCGGCCGTGCCGGCCGCATCCCCGCTGCGGCCACGGGCGATCTGGCGCGCCGAGCATCTCGCCGTTCCGGATCTCACCGTGCCGGCCACCGAGTTCAACTTCGCGCCCGGCGTCCCCGCGCGCACCCGGTTCCCGTTCGCACGGTGGCGAGCGCTGCTCAATGACCAGGTGCGCACCCGCACCGAGGTCAACTACGGCGACCCGGCGGGCTCGGCCCGGCTACGTCACGCGCTCGCACGGCATCTCGTCGTGAGTCGCGGTGTCCGAACCGCGCCCGAGCAGCTGGTGATCACGACGGGAGCGCAGCAGGCGTTCGACATCGCCGCGCGCGTTCTGCTCGAACCGGGCGACACGGTGGCAGTCGAGGATCCCGGTTACCTGCCGGCCTACCGTGCGTTCCTCGCGTACGGAGCCCGCGTCGTCGGCGTGCCCGTCGACGGCGAGGGCCTGGTTGTCGACCAGCTTCCGGCCGGGACGCGGATGGTGTACGTGACGCCGTCGCACCAGTTCCCGCTCGGCATGCCGATGTCCGAGTCGCGCCGCACCGCGCTGCTCGCGTGGGCCGCCCGGCACGACGCGGCGATCGTCGAGGACGACTACGACTCCGAGTACCGCTTCACCGGACGTCCGCTCACGCCGCTGCAGGCGACCGACAGGGAGGGTCGCGTCCTGTACGTCGGCTCCTTCTCCAAGACGCTGCTGCCGGCGCTGCGGGTCGGGTTCCTCGGCGTCCCGGCGACGCTGGGTGAAGCCGCGCGCCGCGCGAAGTTCGTCGCCGACTACGGCACAGCCGGGCACGTGCAGGCCGCGCTCGCCGCCTTCATCGAGGAGGGCGACTTTGCTCGCTACATCCGGCGGATGCGGCGCTCGTACGAGCGTCGGCACCACCTGCTGGTCGGCACCCTGCGTGAGCTTTTCGCCGGCCTCCTCGAACCGATCGAGTCCAGCGGCGGGACGCACATGGCCGCACTGCTCACGCCCGGACAACCGCATGACGCGACACTCGCCGCGCACGCGCTCGCGGAGGGAGTGAACCTCGGGACGATCTCGCGCTGGGGTATCGAGCGTCCAGGTCCGAACGGGTTCGTGTTCGGCTACGGCGCCATCTCGACCGACCGGATCCCGGACGGACTCGCCGCGCTGCGTCGCGTTATCTGA
- a CDS encoding helix-turn-helix domain-containing protein → MEPGTVTFVIFDDYQTLDLAGPYEVFAMAGYQCRIVAAHAEGTRSSRGFRVHADHSIGEVDPKDIDTLVVAGGDGIFAARTNRELVDWVGAAAGSARRATSVCSGAFLLAEAGVLDGRRVATHWRDADRLAREYPSIKVDREPIFVRDERFWTSAGVTAGMDLALALVEADLGWEAALGVARELVLYLRRPGSQSQFSIPLWSAQPETDVLRKVIEAIHSNPGHRHSIPELATVAGLSPRHLQRRFTQEIGMSPAAYLERVRIEAAQRALAERNDPVDSIARRYGFGTAETLRRTFHRLVGIAPSDYRDRFRAAHV, encoded by the coding sequence ATGGAACCCGGCACTGTCACGTTCGTGATCTTCGACGACTACCAGACGCTCGACCTGGCTGGACCGTACGAGGTGTTCGCCATGGCCGGCTACCAGTGTCGGATCGTGGCGGCGCACGCCGAGGGGACCCGGTCCAGCCGCGGCTTCAGGGTTCATGCCGACCACAGCATCGGCGAGGTGGATCCGAAAGACATCGACACGTTGGTCGTGGCCGGCGGGGACGGCATCTTCGCGGCCCGAACCAACCGGGAGCTCGTGGACTGGGTCGGCGCGGCAGCCGGTTCCGCCCGGCGGGCGACATCGGTGTGCAGCGGGGCGTTCCTGCTCGCCGAGGCCGGGGTGCTGGACGGACGGCGGGTGGCCACCCATTGGAGGGACGCCGACCGACTCGCCCGCGAGTACCCGTCGATCAAGGTCGACCGCGAGCCGATCTTCGTTCGGGATGAACGGTTCTGGACCTCAGCCGGCGTGACGGCTGGGATGGACCTCGCGCTCGCCCTCGTCGAGGCCGACCTTGGGTGGGAGGCCGCGCTCGGTGTCGCAAGGGAGCTGGTGCTGTACCTGCGCCGGCCCGGGAGCCAGTCACAGTTCAGCATCCCGCTCTGGTCGGCGCAACCGGAGACAGACGTACTTCGCAAGGTAATCGAAGCGATCCACTCCAACCCCGGCCACCGCCACAGCATCCCCGAACTGGCGACAGTGGCAGGGTTGAGCCCACGCCACCTCCAACGCCGGTTCACCCAAGAGATCGGCATGTCCCCCGCCGCCTACCTCGAGAGAGTCCGCATCGAAGCCGCACAACGGGCACTCGCCGAACGCAACGACCCGGTGGACAGCATCGCCCGTCGCTACGGCTTCGGCACGGCCGAGACCCTCCGCCGCACCTTCCACCGTCTTGTCGGCATCGCCCCCTCCGACTACCGCGACCGGTTCCGTGCTGCCCACGTATAG
- a CDS encoding ATP-binding cassette domain-containing protein has protein sequence MSHGGVLLRDRPPSRRRLIAMLARGRWPQLAGLGMLLLAGSVLPLAGPQLLRLFIDQVVLGRPLSALAVIAGAFLAVSFANHLLTVAVGYATTRHAWVATNALREDVARHALGLDLSFHEGHSPGQMIERVDGDVSALSSFVSSFVVQVVGSTLTLLGVLVVVFVEDWRIGLGAVGFVVVSAATLARLGNFAVPLATERRRASARLFGEIEERLHGAEDLRANGGGAYAVRGFQRTLASFIRASMRASIATRTMWVATTGVFAVGGVLALLAGTLMFQAGVVSLGTVYLLFRYTSLLQEPLEQISEHQRAAQEAIAGFARIQQLLDEEPSIRDTGSVALPAGPLPVELDGVHFAYANGAEVLHGIDVRLRPGTVLGLVGRTGSGKTTISRLLVRLLDPTAGGLRIGDVDVREVGLAELRRHVALVTQDVQLFEADLRDNLTLFGAHPADDGRLVEVLDSLGLGAWYRALPDGLDTLLGPGGAGVSAGEAQLVAFARVFLRDPGLVILDEATSRLDPVSEERLEHAIDRLLAGRTAILIAHRLSTLERVDEIAVMERGRIVERGRRRDLADDASSRFAGLLTTASDGVLR, from the coding sequence ATGTCCCACGGAGGCGTCCTCCTTCGAGATCGACCGCCGTCGCGGCGGCGGCTGATCGCGATGCTGGCGCGAGGTCGGTGGCCGCAGCTGGCCGGGCTGGGCATGTTGCTGCTCGCCGGTTCCGTGCTGCCGCTTGCCGGACCGCAGCTGCTTCGCTTGTTCATCGATCAGGTGGTGCTTGGTCGGCCGTTGTCGGCGCTGGCCGTGATCGCCGGCGCGTTCCTCGCGGTCTCGTTCGCCAACCACCTCCTCACCGTCGCGGTCGGATACGCGACCACTCGCCATGCCTGGGTCGCGACGAACGCGCTGCGGGAGGACGTGGCACGTCATGCGCTCGGGCTGGACCTGTCCTTCCACGAGGGGCATTCGCCCGGGCAGATGATCGAGCGGGTCGACGGCGACGTGTCCGCACTGTCGTCGTTCGTGTCGTCGTTCGTCGTCCAGGTCGTCGGGAGCACGCTGACGCTGCTCGGTGTGCTCGTCGTGGTCTTCGTCGAGGACTGGCGCATCGGGCTCGGCGCGGTCGGATTCGTGGTCGTGTCCGCGGCGACGCTCGCGCGCCTGGGCAACTTCGCCGTCCCGCTCGCGACCGAGCGGCGAAGGGCGTCGGCCAGGCTCTTCGGCGAGATCGAGGAGCGGCTGCACGGCGCGGAGGATCTTCGCGCGAACGGGGGAGGCGCCTATGCCGTGAGAGGGTTCCAGCGCACGCTGGCGTCCTTCATCCGGGCATCGATGCGTGCCTCGATCGCGACCCGGACGATGTGGGTCGCCACGACCGGGGTCTTCGCCGTCGGCGGGGTGCTGGCCCTGCTGGCCGGGACGCTCATGTTCCAGGCTGGTGTGGTCAGCCTCGGCACCGTCTACCTGTTGTTCCGCTACACCAGCCTGCTTCAGGAGCCGCTGGAACAGATCTCCGAACACCAACGGGCCGCCCAAGAGGCGATCGCCGGCTTCGCGCGCATCCAGCAGCTGCTCGACGAGGAACCGTCGATCCGTGACACCGGAAGCGTCGCTCTGCCCGCTGGCCCGCTCCCTGTCGAGTTGGACGGCGTGCACTTCGCCTATGCCAACGGGGCGGAGGTTCTGCACGGCATCGACGTGCGCCTGCGGCCGGGCACCGTGCTCGGCCTGGTCGGCCGTACCGGCAGCGGCAAGACCACGATCAGCCGGCTCCTGGTGCGGCTGCTCGATCCGACCGCGGGGGGTTTGCGGATCGGGGACGTCGACGTTCGCGAGGTGGGTCTGGCCGAGCTCCGACGGCACGTTGCGCTCGTGACTCAGGACGTGCAGCTGTTCGAGGCGGACCTGCGGGACAACCTCACGTTGTTCGGCGCGCACCCCGCGGACGACGGCAGGCTCGTGGAGGTGCTCGACAGCCTCGGTCTCGGCGCCTGGTACCGCGCCCTGCCGGACGGGCTCGACACGTTGCTCGGTCCCGGTGGCGCCGGCGTCTCGGCCGGGGAAGCGCAGCTGGTCGCCTTCGCCCGGGTGTTCCTGCGCGACCCGGGTCTGGTGATCCTGGACGAAGCCACCTCACGGCTCGACCCGGTGAGCGAGGAACGGCTCGAGCACGCGATCGACAGACTCCTCGCCGGCCGGACCGCGATCCTGATCGCACACCGGCTCAGCACGCTGGAGCGGGTCGACGAGATCGCGGTCATGGAGCGGGGCCGGATAGTCGAGCGGGGCCGCCGCCGTGACCTCGCCGACGACGCGAGCAGTCGTTTCGCCGGGCTGCTCACCACGGCGTCGGACGGGGTGCTCCGATGA
- a CDS encoding ATP-binding cassette domain-containing protein: MTSSASSRPGCTLRERSHCSMVIMVSIEPVIAIAVVLPLLAVVVATRLVTGRIRENRATFRRASAAVTSLLGEMFGAIVAVKSAQAGSGILERLARSNESRRRAGLRDELLTRLLGTFNRATMDMSVGIVLLLAVPAMHGGDFTVGELALFVTYVGRLVWLPVYGGRLLAKQRQAAVAVERMAALLPQTSPTTLVAHRPIGVPESPAPIERLEKRAMECLTVSGLTATHPNSGRGIHDVSLVLERGTFTVVTGPAGAGKTTLLRAILGLLPAHAGMLSWNGVAVDDAAEFLVPPRSAFVPQVPRLFSESLRDNLTLGVHDPTELTQATRTAVLDQDIAAMPDGLDTEVGARGVRLSGGQAQRAAIARALVPLSELLVLDDVSSALDVETERRLWDQLQARVDQTLLVVSNRPATIARADQVVRLDHGWVQPRSLVLHAAADGDAA; this comes from the coding sequence ATGACTTCCTCGGCTTCGTCGAGACCGGGTTGCACACTGCGGGAAAGGTCGCACTGCTCGATGGTCATCATGGTCTCGATCGAGCCGGTCATCGCGATCGCGGTCGTGCTTCCCCTGCTCGCGGTCGTCGTCGCCACCAGGCTTGTCACCGGGCGGATCCGCGAGAACCGCGCGACCTTCCGGCGCGCCTCGGCAGCGGTGACGAGCCTGCTCGGTGAGATGTTCGGCGCGATCGTCGCAGTCAAGTCCGCTCAAGCGGGCTCGGGCATCCTGGAGCGACTGGCGCGGTCCAACGAAAGCCGTCGTCGTGCCGGGCTGCGGGACGAACTCCTCACGCGCCTGCTGGGCACGTTCAACCGCGCCACCATGGACATGAGCGTCGGAATCGTCCTGCTGCTCGCGGTGCCGGCCATGCACGGCGGCGACTTCACCGTCGGCGAGCTCGCGTTGTTCGTCACCTACGTGGGCAGGCTCGTCTGGCTCCCGGTCTACGGCGGTCGGCTGCTCGCCAAGCAGCGACAGGCCGCTGTGGCGGTCGAGCGCATGGCGGCACTGCTCCCGCAGACCTCGCCGACCACCCTGGTAGCTCACCGACCCATTGGCGTCCCGGAGTCGCCGGCACCCATCGAGCGTCTCGAGAAGCGGGCCATGGAGTGCCTGACCGTGTCCGGCCTCACCGCCACGCATCCGAACTCGGGACGAGGTATCCACGACGTAAGCCTTGTCCTGGAACGCGGAACGTTCACCGTCGTCACGGGACCGGCAGGAGCAGGCAAGACCACCTTGCTCCGCGCGATCCTTGGGCTGTTGCCCGCGCATGCCGGGATGCTGTCATGGAACGGCGTCGCCGTGGACGACGCTGCGGAGTTCCTCGTCCCGCCGCGATCGGCGTTCGTGCCCCAGGTGCCGCGGCTGTTCAGTGAGTCGCTGCGCGACAACCTGACACTTGGTGTCCACGATCCGACCGAGCTGACACAGGCAACACGAACGGCCGTGCTCGACCAGGACATCGCAGCGATGCCGGACGGCCTGGACACCGAGGTCGGCGCACGTGGTGTACGCCTGTCCGGCGGCCAGGCGCAGCGGGCGGCGATCGCGCGGGCACTGGTCCCGCTCTCGGAACTACTCGTCCTCGACGACGTCTCCAGTGCGCTCGACGTGGAGACCGAACGCCGCCTGTGGGACCAGCTGCAGGCCCGCGTCGACCAGACGCTGCTGGTGGTCTCCAACAGGCCCGCGACCATCGCGCGCGCCGACCAGGTCGTCCGCCTGGACCATGGCTGGGTCCAGCCTCGCTCGCTCGTCCTGCACGCGGCGGCGGACGGTGACGCGGCCTGA